CCTTGCGGTTCGTGGTCAGGAATTCCTGTTTTTCGCTCATAAGCGTGGCGGGTTGCGGGAAGACTATATCGGCACAATCGGATGTCTAGCCGCGTTAAATCGCCGGCGGATTTGGCCGATAAGTAACACAACCGCTTATCGCGGTGAGACTCCGCCCGTCCACATGACGGTCCGCGGGGCTTTTTTCGCTGGCGGGGAGGGGGGCGCGGTCTAGCTTCGCGGCATGAAGAATTTCTTCACGTCGTTTTTCGCCACGATCAGTGCGCTGCTGGTGTTTCTGATCGGTGGCGTCATCCTCGCTTTCGTGATGCTCGGGGTGTTGATTGCCCTCGGGCAGAAGAAACCGGTGGCGGTGGAAGAGGGGTCCTACCTCGTGTTCGACCTCTCGGCCACCATCATGGACACGCCCGACCAGGCCGAGGGCATGGAGGAGTTTCTCGAGGCGTTGGGCGGTGACAGCCGCAGCCGGCTCCAGCTGCGCCAGGTGACGCGCGCGATCGAGGCGGCGGCCCACGACAAGGCCATCAAGGGGCTGTTTCTCACGGGTTCGGTGCAGGGTGGCGGTTACGGCTCGGGCTTTGCCGCGCTCAAGGAAGTGCGCGAGACCGTGGCCGCCTTCAAGGCCTCTGGCAAACCCGTCAAGGCCTACCTGAACATGGCCCGCACGCGCGACCTCTACCTCGCCTCTCTGGCGGACGATCTCGCCCTCGATCCCTACGGCGTGGTGTTCATGCCCGGGCTCGCCTCGCAACCGATGTTTTTCACGGGCGCCTTTGAGAAGTTTGGCATCGGCGTGCAGGTCACGCGCGTGGGTAAATACAAGAGCGGCATCGAGCCCTACACGCGCAAGGACATGAGCCCGGAAAACCGGGAGCAGATCCAGAAGCTGATCGACGACCTGTGGAAGGATCTGACCGTCGCCGTGCAGGGCGCGCGCAAGCTCCCGGAAGGCGCACTGCAAAAGGTCGTGGACGAAAAGGGCATGATCCGGGCCGACGTGGCCAAGCAGGCCGGCCTGGTGGACCGCATCGCCTACCTCGACGAAGTCCTCGATGAACTGAAGGCCGACACCGGCCGCAAGGGCTCCTCGCGGCCTTTCAAGCAGATCAACCTCAAGGAATACGCGCGGCTCGTCAGCGCCAGCGGCCTGACGGCCCGGCGCGCGGGCGAGGGGAAGACGGAAACCTCGTCGGACAAGGGTCGCATCGCCATCGTTTACACCGAGGGCGAGATCGTGGACGGCCACGGCAACGAGGAGGGTTATGTCTATGGGGCCAAGACCGCGCGGCTCCTCCGTCAGATCCGTCAGGATGACGCCGTGAAAGCGGTCGTGCTGCGCGTGAACAGCCCCGGCGGCAGCGTGACCGGCTCGGAGGCCATCGCGCGCGAGGTTCGTCTGCTGCAGGAGAAGAAACCCGTCGTGGTCTCGATGGGCGCCTACGCCGCCTCGGGCGGCTACTGGATTTCCGCACCCGCGAGCCGCATCTTTGCCG
This DNA window, taken from Oleiharenicola lentus, encodes the following:
- the sppA gene encoding signal peptide peptidase SppA is translated as MKNFFTSFFATISALLVFLIGGVILAFVMLGVLIALGQKKPVAVEEGSYLVFDLSATIMDTPDQAEGMEEFLEALGGDSRSRLQLRQVTRAIEAAAHDKAIKGLFLTGSVQGGGYGSGFAALKEVRETVAAFKASGKPVKAYLNMARTRDLYLASLADDLALDPYGVVFMPGLASQPMFFTGAFEKFGIGVQVTRVGKYKSGIEPYTRKDMSPENREQIQKLIDDLWKDLTVAVQGARKLPEGALQKVVDEKGMIRADVAKQAGLVDRIAYLDEVLDELKADTGRKGSSRPFKQINLKEYARLVSASGLTARRAGEGKTETSSDKGRIAIVYTEGEIVDGHGNEEGYVYGAKTARLLRQIRQDDAVKAVVLRVNSPGGSVTGSEAIAREVRLLQEKKPVVVSMGAYAASGGYWISAPASRIFAEPTTVTGSIGVYGVLLNFQGLLNDKLGLTFDTVKTGRYADALTITRPKTPEEMAIIQDSVDWVYDQFITKVTEERKLERKTVEEIAQGRVWSGSEALKLGLVDELGGLAAAVKHAAAEAKLGDGFRVSEYPRPKQFAEALTEAIEGRHREKALGGPAGVLMGEALAELQALGKFNDPQGVYARLPFDLRLQ